Proteins encoded in a region of the Triticum dicoccoides isolate Atlit2015 ecotype Zavitan chromosome 3A, WEW_v2.0, whole genome shotgun sequence genome:
- the LOC119268442 gene encoding cytochrome P450 72A15-like → MLFERSMAVLGGVTPTSLPWGFLVCGLLCLALLRQAGKLLDMLWLRPRRLERELRAQGLRGTPYRFPVGDLKEHGRLSKEAWARPLPLGCHDISAHVAPFLYNAVQEHGRTCFSWVGPIPKVTISDPDLAKDVMSNKFGHFEKTKLPALSKLLAEGLASIDGEKWAKHRRILNPAFQLEKVKRMLPAFSSCCEDIVSRWRTSLGSKGSCELDVWPELKNLTGDVISRTAFSSSYLEGRKIFQLQEEQAERLITNIRGLLIPGYLFLPTRNNRRMHQINKEIESILKNLVGKRIQAMKQGESTTDDLLGLLLESNMRQTDEHGRSSLGMTIEDVIEECKLFYFAGMETTSVLLTWTMILLSMHPEWQDRAREEIMGLFGRNKPEYEGLSRLKTVTMILYEVLRLYPPATLFSRNTYKEMEIGGITYPAGVMVELPVMFIHHDQHIWGSDVHEFKPDRFADGVSKASNDSGAFLPFGWGPRICIGQNFALLEAKMAMCMIIQSFEFELAPSYSHAPYTVITLQPMHGAQINLRAI, encoded by the exons ATGCTCTTTGAGAGAAGCATGGCGGTTCTTGGAGGAGTGACGCCGACCTCGTTGCCATGGGGCTTCCTGGTGTGCGGCCTCCTGTGCCTCGCGCTGCTGCGGCAGGCCGGCAAGCTGCTGGACATGCTGTGGCTGCGGCCGCGGCGGCTGGAGCGCGAGCTCAGAGCGCAGGGCCTCCGCGGCACGCCCTACCGCTTCCCCGTCGGCGACCTCAAGGAGCACGGCCGGCTGAGCAAGGAGGCCTGGGCGAGGCCCTTGCCGCTGGGGTGCCACGACATCTCCGCCCATGTCGCGCCTTTCCTCTACAACGCCGTTCAGGAACACGGGAGGACGTGCTTCTCTTGGGTCGGCCCGATCCCCAAGGTCACCATCAGCGACCCCGACCTCGCCAAGGACGTCATGTCCAACAAGTTCGGCCACTTCGAGAAGACCAAGCTTCCGGCGCTGTCGAAGCTGCTGGCCGAAGGCCTCGCCAGCATCGACGGCGAGAAGTGGGCCAAGCATCGGCGCATCCTCAACCCGGCGTTCCAGCTCGAGAAGGTCAAG CGTATGTTGCCGGCGTTTTCTTCATGCTGCGAAGACATTGTTAGCAGATGGAGGACGTCCCTAGGCTCGAAGGGTTCATGCGAGCTGGACGTTTGGCCGGAGCTCAAGAACCTGACGGGGGATGTTATTTCTCGCACCGCATTCAGCAGCAGCTACCTCGAGGGGAGGAAGATCTTTCAGCTACAGGAGGAGCAAGCTGAGCGCCTCATAACGAACATTCGGGGGCTTCTCATTCCCGGCTACTT GTTCTTGCCAACCAGAAACAACAGAAGGATGCATCAAATCAACAAGGAGATCGAATCGATTCTGAAAAATCTTGTTGGTAAAAGAATCCAAGCAATGAAACAAGGCGAGAGCACCACGGACGACTTGCTTGGCTTATTGCTAGAGTCAAACATGAGACAGACTGACGAGCATGGCCGATCCAGCTTGGGGATGACAATTGAAGACGTCATCGAGGAATGCAAGCTGTTCTATTTTGCAGGAATGGAGACAACGTCCGTGCTGCTCACGTGGACAATGATCCTACTCAGCATGCACCCAGAGTGGCAAGACCGTGCAAGGGAGGAGATCATGGGTCTATTTGGAAGAAACAAACCGGAATATGAAGGACTAAGCAGACTCAAAACG GTGACCATGATCCTTTATGAAGTTCTCAGGCTATACCCGCCGGCAACCTTGTTCAGTCGGAATacttacaaggagatggagattggtgGCATAACATACCCTGCTGGCGTCATGGTTGAGCTCCCCGTGATGTTCATCCATCATGACCAGCACATTTGGGGCAGCGATGTCCATGAGTTCAAGCCAGACAGGTTCGCCGATGGGGTCTCTAAGGCATCCAATGATTCAGGTGCCTTTCTCCCTTTCGGTTGGGGGCCACGGATCTGCATCGGCCAGAACTTCGCACTTCTTGAAGCCAAGATGGCAATGTGCATGATCATTCAAAGCTTTGAGTTCGAACTGGCGCCGTCGTATAGTCATGCGCCATATACTGTGATAACATTGCAACCGATGCATGGCGCACAGATAAATCTTAGAGCTATTTGA